One window of the Nicotiana tabacum cultivar K326 chromosome 4, ASM71507v2, whole genome shotgun sequence genome contains the following:
- the LOC142179795 gene encoding uncharacterized protein LOC142179795: protein MGGSSGSINAFLVGDREKDWIVDSGATNYMVSDINMLDKKQEVNKNKTRKVHLPNGGVAKDLYNGDVKAIGREDDDTPQQNGITKRKNRLSSTVLGGKSPFEIFHMKRPSLDHMRTPGCLCYAKRMNVHNKFKARVIATTFMGYSTVIKGYILYDLSKHSFFTNGDVTFIDNTFSFRLEKPHIDNMFLDAGSLEQPKLVQEAEMDLMDSIVDNDVAQERVPPMKMDIPYTTCPDMVYEDPTPAAPVQPHDTSEVVPNGADTTSPLQMNPPPLQEVRKSSRDKRVPIWMTDYITTSNQQPHSVSNSVHQMDVYNVFLQGNLYDEVNMDLPEGFANQEETKVMVCRLVKYLCGLKQASGQWNVKLTEALIQ from the exons ATGGGAGGTAGTTCAGGTAGTATTAATGCCTTTTTAGTAGGTGACAGAGAAAAAGATTGGATAGTTGATAGTGGTGCAACAAATTATATGGTCTCAGATATTAATATGCTGGATAAGAAACAAGAAGTAAACAAAAATAAGACCAGAAAAGTTCATTTGCCTAATGGAGGTGTTGCAAAG GACCTCTACAATGGGGATGTGAAAGCAATTGGTAGGGAGGATGATG AtacacctcagcaaaatgggaTTACTAAAAGGAAAAATAG ATTATCGTCTACTGTATTGGGAGGTAAAAGTCCATTTGAAATATTTCACATGAAGAGACCTTCTCTTGACCATATGAGGACACCGGGATGCCTTTGCTATGCCAAGAGGATGAATGTACACAACAAATTTAAAGCTAGAGTAATTGCAACAACTTTCATGGGATACTCAACTGTTATAAAGGGTTACATCCTATATGATTTGTCCAAGCACAGTTTCTTTACCAATGGAGATGTCACATTCATTGATAATACATTCTCATTCAGACTTGAGAAGCCACACATAGATAACATGTTTTTAGATGCCGGGAGTTTGGAGCAACCTAAACTTGTACAAGAGGCAGAAATGGACCTTATGGATTCAATAGTAGACAATGATGTAGCACAAGAGAGAGTACCACCAATGAAAATGGATATTCCATACACAACATGCCCAGATATGGTCTATGAAGATCCAACACCTGCAGCACCAGTTCAGCCACATGATACTTCTGAAGTCGTTCCAAATGGTGCTGACACAACTAGTCCATTACAGATGAATCCACCACCTTTACAAGAGGTCAGGAAATCCAGCAGAGACAAGAGAGTACCAATTTGGATGACAGACTATATCACTACCTCAAATCAGCAACCTCATTCCGTTAGCAATTCA gtccatcaaatggatgtctaTAATGTCTTTCTTCAAGGAAACTTGTATGATGAAGTGAATATGGATCTACCTGAAGGCTTTGCCAACCAGGAGGAGACTAAAGTGATGGTCTGCAGGCTAGTCAAATACCTGTGTGGACTAAAGCAGGCAAGTGGACAATGGAATGTGAAGCTAACTGAAGCATTGATCCAATAG